In the Leptospira limi genome, one interval contains:
- the mreC gene encoding rod shape-determining protein MreC has protein sequence MKWNRINQNDELFSLLFVFLFSFTSLIWNGNFMVRGIASFQGVGDFFSGSFDSFGSLIKSSYNKLESFERVREERDSCLNVMEEYRQLSKDVERLKAENAILRQELNFPLRTEYPSVRAEVLSVRLNAIYRTIIINKGSESGIKPYMPVVARALDEKGKFTEALVGKIIAVSKGSAVIQPIINSNFSMGVSIPGTNLWASLNGNSGRGTDVLLDYIDSGIVIDPKAIGNFPMGPNPPPTSQNTMFTEGFSKIGKAVFSSGGSGVFPPGIPVGTIIEEGPRNGSFKTAILRPFVEFDKLLHVIVLKKLPEKWREEWPAEKTIQIEGPYFGEIDFPKEKDYNKKEKKQGTQGFGYPSTYGTPNTGRTIPNSNPTSPSEPSPSPQNLEGPKEVNP, from the coding sequence ATGAAGTGGAATCGCATCAATCAAAATGACGAATTGTTCTCCCTACTTTTCGTATTCCTGTTTTCCTTTACTTCCCTAATTTGGAACGGCAACTTCATGGTAAGAGGGATTGCCAGCTTTCAGGGTGTAGGCGACTTTTTTTCTGGGTCCTTTGATTCTTTTGGATCCCTCATCAAAAGTAGTTATAACAAACTCGAGTCCTTTGAACGGGTAAGAGAAGAGCGTGATTCTTGTTTGAACGTGATGGAAGAATACCGCCAACTCTCCAAAGACGTAGAACGCCTCAAAGCAGAAAATGCAATCCTCAGACAAGAGTTAAACTTTCCTCTCAGAACCGAATATCCATCGGTTCGTGCTGAAGTTCTCAGTGTTCGTTTGAATGCCATCTATCGAACCATCATCATCAACAAAGGTTCCGAATCGGGAATTAAACCTTATATGCCAGTCGTAGCACGTGCGTTAGATGAAAAAGGCAAGTTTACAGAAGCTCTTGTTGGTAAAATCATTGCCGTCTCAAAAGGATCTGCTGTCATCCAACCCATCATCAATTCCAATTTTTCAATGGGAGTCTCCATCCCTGGAACCAATTTATGGGCTTCCCTCAATGGAAACAGTGGACGCGGAACAGATGTTTTGTTAGACTATATTGATTCTGGGATTGTGATTGATCCAAAAGCCATTGGCAATTTCCCAATGGGACCAAACCCTCCGCCAACTTCACAGAACACAATGTTTACAGAAGGATTTAGTAAAATTGGAAAGGCTGTATTTAGTTCTGGTGGATCGGGAGTTTTCCCTCCTGGCATTCCAGTAGGAACCATCATCGAAGAAGGACCAAGAAATGGTTCCTTTAAAACTGCCATCTTACGTCCGTTTGTTGAATTTGATAAATTATTACACGTGATTGTCTTAAAAAAATTACCTGAAAAATGGCGAGAAGAGTGGCCTGCTGAAAAAACAATTCAAATTGAAGGGCCATACTTTGGTGAAATTGATTTCCCTAAAGAAAAAGATTATAATAAAAAAGAGAAAAAACAAGGAACCCAAGGTTTTGGATACCCTAGTACATATGGCACACCAAACACAGGTCGTACGATTCCAAACTCTAATCCTACTTCACCTTCTGAACCATCACCTTCTCCGCAAAACTTGGAAGGACCTAAGGAGGTGAACCCATGA
- the mreD gene encoding rod shape-determining protein MreD, translating to MILDKLFIIIGMLLAHFLNGSNVFELGNAIRPDFMVIFVVFFALRKGPMYGLWLGFFGGLLTDTALGGEIGGDNIVYYKIGLHSFSYSIIGYIVGKGLRSSYTENYISITIYVLGLTFVSRLITYLLFLMFFHSNHSYSFLYVSLYNAFLGPALFFLFSWAYRLDGDEVRQ from the coding sequence ATGATTTTAGATAAACTATTTATCATCATAGGAATGTTACTCGCTCATTTTCTAAATGGATCCAATGTATTCGAATTAGGTAATGCAATCCGTCCTGATTTTATGGTCATTTTTGTTGTGTTCTTTGCACTCAGAAAAGGACCTATGTACGGACTTTGGTTAGGATTTTTCGGAGGCTTACTCACCGATACTGCACTTGGTGGTGAAATTGGTGGAGACAATATTGTGTATTACAAAATTGGACTTCATTCTTTTTCCTATTCAATCATTGGTTACATCGTTGGGAAAGGTCTTAGAAGTTCTTATACAGAAAACTATATCTCCATCACAATTTATGTTTTGGGACTTACCTTTGTATCAAGACTCATCACTTATTTGTTATTCTTAATGTTCTTTCACTCAAACCATAGTTATTCCTTTTTGTATGTTTCTCTTTATAATGCGTTCTTAGGACCTGCATTATTCTTTTTATTCTCTTGGGCATACCGATTGGATGGAGATGAGGTGCGGCAATGA
- the mrdA gene encoding penicillin-binding protein 2 has protein sequence MSQSASEFRLEASFRKRLYFFTGMIVFTLTAYILQLFNLQIVQGSENSLKAERFVRRSESIPADRGNIFDRNFLTPETSQPLVSNSASLDVILNTSLLKNDAKKVKEFIYKFCEALSIPIVYYEKELQESRLIKKIRSREPFVLLEGISREQQERILVLDNINRYVYLVSSPARVYHMGPALSHVTGYVGKPTTSDLQEKEIKTYQLIGKGGIESLYDTTLRGQDGFRIQKRNTEGNIEEERVIEHSVPGNNLILTIDRDMQIAAYKALKGVRGTVLAIKATTGEVLAMASNPSYDPNILSGKNKLERSNHFTRVTNNGGFLNLAIQSRFPPASTFKTLVGLAAMESEHKINFDPKQTFSCPASFTLKSTFKGVPDQVFYNWDKKNHGDLNLAQALEKSNSVYFYQLGYKLGAEPILAYSRLFGLDKKTGIDLPGEATGFIPSSDWKKRTYGNKWFDGDTVNLSIGQGFISVTPIEMALFYMAVVNNGKIYKPYVVSEIRSPLDNSLIQKTEPTILRDIPLKKSTVEALKEGLYLVGYSGTASGVLNSPTLPEIAGKTGTAQTRRRGASSSNHAWFIGYAPVNAPVEKQILVAAFVEYGVGGAASAAPAAREVFKAAFPPGSFPRTDRSRAKTMEEEAPVEQEAF, from the coding sequence ATGAGCCAGTCGGCATCTGAGTTTCGTTTAGAAGCAAGTTTCCGTAAACGATTGTACTTTTTTACAGGGATGATCGTATTTACGTTAACTGCGTATATTTTACAATTGTTCAACTTACAGATTGTACAAGGGAGCGAAAACTCTCTCAAAGCCGAACGATTTGTCCGCAGAAGTGAATCCATTCCTGCAGATCGTGGTAATATTTTTGATCGAAACTTTTTAACACCAGAAACAAGCCAACCTCTTGTATCCAATTCCGCATCTCTTGATGTGATTTTGAATACAAGTTTACTCAAAAACGATGCCAAAAAAGTAAAAGAGTTCATCTACAAATTTTGTGAAGCACTTTCGATTCCGATCGTTTATTACGAAAAAGAATTACAAGAATCACGATTGATTAAAAAAATCCGATCAAGAGAACCTTTTGTGTTACTGGAAGGGATCTCCAGGGAACAACAAGAACGCATTTTAGTTTTAGATAATATCAATCGTTATGTGTATTTAGTTTCCTCACCTGCCCGGGTGTACCACATGGGACCAGCTCTTTCGCATGTGACCGGTTATGTGGGGAAACCAACAACAAGTGACTTACAAGAAAAAGAAATCAAAACTTACCAATTGATTGGAAAAGGGGGAATTGAATCCCTTTACGACACTACGCTTCGTGGCCAAGATGGATTTCGCATACAGAAACGAAATACCGAAGGTAACATCGAAGAAGAACGTGTCATTGAACACTCTGTCCCTGGAAATAACTTAATCCTCACAATCGACAGAGACATGCAAATTGCTGCTTACAAAGCACTAAAGGGTGTTAGGGGAACAGTCCTTGCGATCAAAGCAACTACTGGTGAAGTTTTAGCCATGGCTTCCAACCCTTCCTATGATCCGAATATTTTGTCTGGGAAAAATAAACTCGAACGTTCCAACCACTTCACTCGTGTCACAAACAATGGCGGGTTTTTGAATTTAGCTATCCAGTCCAGGTTCCCTCCAGCCTCAACATTCAAAACCTTGGTGGGACTTGCTGCCATGGAGAGTGAACATAAAATCAATTTTGATCCCAAACAAACCTTTTCTTGCCCAGCAAGTTTTACTTTAAAGTCAACCTTCAAAGGGGTTCCAGACCAAGTGTTTTACAACTGGGACAAAAAAAACCATGGGGATCTCAATTTAGCACAAGCACTTGAAAAATCAAACTCAGTGTATTTTTACCAACTTGGTTATAAATTGGGTGCAGAACCAATCCTCGCCTACTCTCGGTTATTTGGTTTAGATAAAAAAACAGGAATTGATTTACCTGGAGAAGCCACTGGTTTTATCCCAAGTTCCGATTGGAAAAAAAGAACTTATGGCAACAAATGGTTTGATGGAGATACAGTAAACTTATCCATCGGACAAGGATTTATTTCAGTCACACCAATTGAGATGGCATTGTTTTATATGGCAGTTGTCAACAACGGAAAAATATACAAACCGTACGTAGTGTCCGAAATTAGAAGCCCACTTGATAACTCTCTCATTCAAAAAACAGAACCAACCATTTTACGTGATATTCCACTCAAAAAATCAACTGTAGAAGCATTAAAAGAAGGATTGTATTTGGTTGGATATTCAGGAACAGCATCTGGTGTTCTCAATTCACCAACGTTACCTGAGATTGCAGGTAAAACAGGAACGGCACAAACAAGACGTCGAGGAGCATCTTCCTCAAACCACGCTTGGTTCATTGGTTATGCACCCGTGAATGCACCTGTCGAAAAACAGATATTAGTTGCTGCATTCGTTGAATATGGAGTTGGTGGTGCAGCATCTGCGGCTCCTGCGGCAAGGGAAGTTTTTAAAGCAGCTTTCCCACCTGGATCTTTCCCTCGAACTGATAGATCCCGTGCCAAAACCATGGAAGAAGAAGCACCAGTCGAACAAGAGGCATTTTAA
- the rodA gene encoding rod shape-determining protein RodA has protein sequence MADRNTEKLDYFLIFSVVLVAMAGVLTLYTQEANTADGLGRWYKQFSFVFVGLIAMWFMSRINYQLIGSYALFIYLFSIFLLIITLIPGIGYLPSGRGARSWLKLGPITLQASEFSKLATVILLGQYLVMKEKEMHKITVLIIPFIICLVPMLFIILQPDFGTAVSFLPMLFTMLYLGGADILHVGSLLTFGGISLMVPMYLAYSQLTLVQPLIDLLRKDNKTELVSLVNQLQGKIWLILDGKKVSGLTLPGIENPKNLQMIREAAEIVKDEYASIGYKILSNEAFMFGLGGTLTLISLVMIFIRIARGSRHLRNYYITIGILGLSVLSAIAVHKSIPFRENQVIRLTAFLNPDQFKQGAGYQLRASKPAVGSGKVFGKGLFHGEMTEGRIPHVPESGTDFIFASWAEQTGFFGSVLLLFFLMSIPLRGLQISFESKDRFGSLLAAGIVAMIFFHIAINVGIVIGLLPVTGVPLTFMSYGGSHLVMAMTAVGIILSIKKRKFAN, from the coding sequence ATGGCTGATCGTAATACAGAAAAACTCGATTATTTTTTAATATTCTCCGTTGTGTTAGTTGCGATGGCGGGAGTCCTCACTCTTTACACTCAAGAAGCAAATACAGCTGATGGACTTGGTCGTTGGTACAAACAATTTTCCTTTGTGTTTGTGGGTCTCATTGCGATGTGGTTTATGTCGAGGATCAATTACCAATTGATTGGTTCCTATGCTCTTTTCATTTACCTATTTTCCATTTTCCTTCTGATCATAACACTCATCCCTGGGATTGGTTATCTACCATCTGGTCGTGGTGCCAGGTCTTGGTTAAAACTTGGTCCAATCACTCTCCAAGCTTCAGAGTTTTCAAAATTAGCAACGGTGATTTTACTTGGCCAGTACTTAGTGATGAAAGAAAAGGAGATGCACAAAATTACAGTTTTGATCATTCCGTTTATCATTTGTTTGGTGCCAATGTTATTCATCATTTTACAACCAGACTTTGGAACAGCAGTTTCCTTTTTACCAATGTTATTTACTATGTTGTACTTAGGTGGTGCAGATATTCTACATGTTGGATCCCTTCTTACCTTCGGTGGAATTTCCCTCATGGTTCCGATGTACTTAGCCTACTCACAACTTACACTGGTACAACCTCTCATTGACTTACTACGTAAAGACAACAAAACAGAACTAGTATCACTTGTGAACCAACTCCAAGGAAAAATTTGGCTGATTCTAGATGGAAAAAAAGTATCTGGGCTCACTCTTCCTGGAATTGAAAATCCAAAAAACTTACAAATGATCCGAGAAGCAGCAGAAATTGTAAAAGATGAATACGCAAGTATTGGATATAAAATTTTATCCAATGAAGCTTTTATGTTTGGTCTCGGTGGGACGTTAACACTCATTAGCCTTGTGATGATTTTTATACGGATTGCTCGTGGTTCACGTCATCTTAGAAATTATTACATCACCATTGGTATCCTTGGGCTTTCTGTTTTATCGGCCATAGCAGTTCACAAATCCATTCCTTTCCGAGAAAACCAAGTGATCCGACTCACTGCATTTTTAAACCCAGACCAATTCAAACAAGGAGCAGGGTACCAACTCCGTGCCTCCAAACCGGCTGTAGGTTCAGGGAAAGTTTTTGGAAAAGGTCTCTTCCATGGAGAGATGACAGAAGGAAGAATCCCTCATGTTCCCGAATCAGGAACTGACTTTATCTTTGCTTCTTGGGCCGAACAAACTGGTTTTTTTGGAAGTGTCTTATTATTATTCTTTTTGATGTCCATTCCTCTACGTGGTTTACAAATCAGTTTTGAAAGTAAGGACAGGTTTGGATCTCTCCTTGCTGCGGGGATTGTTGCGATGATTTTTTTCCATATTGCCATCAATGTTGGAATTGTAATTGGTCTTCTCCCAGTAACAGGTGTTCCGCTTACATTTATGAGTTATGGTGGATCCCACTTAGTGATGGCAATGACTGCAGTTGGAATCATTTTATCGATTAAAAAACGTAAATTTGCGAACTAA
- a CDS encoding bifunctional riboflavin kinase/FAD synthetase, whose translation MKIIRSLESIQNEFQQGSSLTLGNFDGIHVGHQTLLLRTVEKAKELGIPSVVVTYYPNPAVVLGKKPNFKYLSSEKEKEELIRGFGIDYLIVLDFTISLSKMSAEDFLEKIMIQTLHAKHIVIGYNHFFGAERRGDFTLLDFHKANYGYAVELREAVLKKDSKISSSLIRGFLDKGEMEEAKILLGRNYHISGTVVEGAKRGRTIGFPTANLQVPSDKLLPSVGVYACFVKFDGKDHKGMVNIGFNPTFDGLGLHVEVNIFDFDGNLYGKEIELEMVKKIRDEQKFDGIDDLKNQLNKDKETSLSILALR comes from the coding sequence TTGAAAATTATTCGCTCTTTAGAATCGATCCAAAATGAATTCCAACAAGGCTCTTCTTTGACACTTGGAAATTTCGACGGAATCCATGTGGGCCACCAAACACTTTTGTTACGGACTGTGGAAAAAGCCAAGGAACTTGGGATTCCTTCGGTTGTGGTTACCTATTATCCAAACCCAGCAGTTGTGCTTGGGAAAAAACCAAATTTTAAATACCTTTCCTCTGAAAAAGAAAAAGAGGAACTCATCCGTGGGTTTGGGATTGATTACCTCATCGTTTTAGATTTTACCATCTCACTTTCGAAAATGTCTGCAGAAGACTTTTTAGAAAAAATCATGATCCAAACTTTACATGCCAAACACATTGTGATTGGTTATAACCATTTTTTTGGAGCTGAAAGAAGGGGAGATTTTACACTTCTTGATTTTCACAAAGCTAATTATGGTTATGCGGTTGAGTTAAGAGAAGCAGTTTTAAAAAAAGACAGTAAAATTTCATCCTCTTTGATTCGAGGTTTTCTCGACAAAGGAGAAATGGAAGAAGCAAAGATTTTACTCGGACGAAATTATCATATTTCTGGAACGGTGGTGGAAGGTGCCAAACGTGGTCGAACCATTGGATTTCCAACGGCAAACCTCCAAGTCCCCAGTGATAAACTTTTACCATCGGTGGGTGTGTATGCTTGTTTTGTGAAGTTTGATGGAAAAGACCACAAAGGAATGGTAAATATTGGATTTAATCCCACCTTTGACGGATTAGGTTTACATGTAGAAGTAAATATCTTTGATTTTGACGGAAATTTATACGGCAAAGAAATTGAATTGGAAATGGTAAAAAAAATCCGAGACGAACAAAAGTTTGATGGGATTGATGATTTAAAAAACCAACTTAACAAAGACAAAGAAACAAGTTTGTCTATTTTGGCACTTCGATAA
- a CDS encoding LIC10729 family protein has translation MLPLKLRILLFTAIFLSTSGALPADDSKIPKQEFGLEEGLLPEDISTFPELKTWAIYQSYELEPDGPYLGLQDSICRMVPESGLRFLLEKPSDTKSTVYLYLDLTMYKPLRGSKFKPRKLQIFVNGKPKRAILTERTKGFQNPVEIPLEPSEYPDGKIYIDLVPSQNSVGRFWGIWDAFVVENRLDEKD, from the coding sequence GTGCTACCATTGAAACTACGAATCCTTCTCTTTACGGCAATCTTTTTATCAACGAGTGGTGCACTCCCTGCAGACGATTCGAAAATTCCCAAACAAGAATTTGGATTGGAGGAAGGATTGTTACCCGAAGACATTTCTACCTTCCCCGAACTGAAAACATGGGCCATCTACCAGTCTTACGAATTGGAACCAGATGGTCCCTACCTGGGATTACAAGATTCCATTTGTCGGATGGTGCCTGAGTCGGGACTTCGTTTTTTATTAGAAAAACCAAGTGATACAAAATCCACAGTGTACCTGTATTTGGACTTAACGATGTACAAACCACTGAGGGGATCAAAGTTCAAACCTAGAAAATTACAAATTTTTGTGAACGGAAAACCCAAACGTGCCATCCTGACAGAACGTACGAAGGGTTTCCAGAATCCTGTGGAAATCCCATTGGAACCTTCTGAATACCCAGATGGCAAAATTTACATAGATTTAGTGCCGAGTCAAAACTCTGTCGGCCGTTTTTGGGGGATTTGGGATGCGTTTGTTGTCGAAAACCGTTTGGACGAAAAGGATTGA
- a CDS encoding STAS domain-containing protein: MEINLKKNADAFVISISGSLDIYTSLDFKNFLETNIPNQPSNNLHVIINLEKLNYIDSSGIGMLIKQLNYVQELQGKFSIANMKPAIEKVFKVAGLTSYFQTIGEDEYREKYAV, translated from the coding sequence ATGGAAATAAATCTGAAAAAGAATGCAGACGCTTTTGTGATCAGCATTTCCGGAAGTTTGGACATTTACACTTCCTTGGATTTTAAAAACTTCCTAGAAACCAATATCCCAAACCAACCTTCAAACAACCTCCACGTCATCATCAATTTAGAGAAATTGAACTACATCGACTCTTCTGGGATTGGAATGCTCATCAAACAGCTGAATTATGTCCAAGAATTGCAAGGGAAGTTCTCCATTGCCAATATGAAACCGGCAATTGAGAAGGTATTTAAGGTAGCAGGGCTTACCAGTTACTTCCAAACCATTGGGGAAGACGAATACCGCGAAAAATACGCGGTATAA
- a CDS encoding LIC_12936 family protein: protein MRTSFVLIFTFLFTVGLFAADEKNEPVSQADSHKLNPDGSIALIPYNAKQQQKIDRIGKEVDDYHAMINEKIKFLSFEKKIKDSRYGQVSSAREIHLPYEPRYVMHSRFVMKLKGGGGAEGGGFSLDELSFWSRKSLTEKGKDPVTTYRELKNSTAGGVKGLILSVRTVTNADDNTLNYELEKIQSPWERIRLATAYRDRLREVARNIDRYIQAKGKLETKMVSESVMEISVSGDFEEP from the coding sequence ATGCGTACCTCGTTTGTCTTAATTTTTACCTTCCTCTTCACCGTTGGTCTTTTTGCCGCGGATGAAAAAAATGAACCTGTGAGCCAAGCAGATTCCCACAAATTGAATCCAGATGGAAGCATCGCTCTCATCCCATATAATGCCAAACAACAACAAAAAATCGATCGTATCGGTAAGGAAGTGGATGATTACCACGCCATGATCAATGAAAAGATCAAGTTCCTTAGCTTTGAGAAAAAAATCAAAGACAGTCGTTATGGTCAAGTTTCCAGCGCACGTGAAATCCACTTACCTTATGAGCCACGTTATGTGATGCACAGCCGTTTTGTAATGAAACTAAAAGGTGGCGGTGGTGCTGAAGGTGGTGGTTTTTCCCTTGATGAACTTTCCTTTTGGTCCCGTAAGTCATTAACAGAGAAAGGAAAAGACCCAGTTACAACCTACCGCGAACTCAAAAACAGTACAGCTGGCGGAGTGAAAGGACTAATCCTTTCCGTACGAACTGTTACAAACGCTGACGACAACACTCTCAATTATGAATTGGAAAAAATCCAAAGCCCATGGGAAAGAATTCGATTGGCAACCGCTTACCGTGACAGGCTTCGTGAAGTAGCAAGAAACATTGATCGTTACATCCAAGCAAAAGGAAAACTCGAAACTAAAATGGTTTCTGAATCCGTAATGGAAATCTCTGTGAGTGGAGATTTCGAAGAGCCGTAG
- a CDS encoding DnaJ domain-containing protein, with amino-acid sequence MPPQNTNLYEALEIPFGATTEEIKSSFRRLAKLYHPDNPISGSYAKFQTIYFAYQTLTGDSRKQYDDEFKKNYAKAFLKRKLEEHPIVLPVSRVRFTTGIIDLAKRGLMRKGFRNKDRRKVTGIDYDLVIDLKESETVRPVIAVIPLTVRIVCRDCMGSDPHCSACNGRGSYKGYRKLNVEFPVSTLLPSKIFEFDLSKFRPDSFTHFKKKILRVKLLIHKNIPLRTKTAV; translated from the coding sequence ATGCCACCGCAAAACACCAATCTATACGAAGCATTAGAAATCCCCTTTGGAGCTACGACGGAAGAAATTAAGTCTTCTTTCCGTCGTCTCGCAAAACTTTACCACCCTGACAATCCCATCTCTGGATCTTATGCCAAGTTCCAAACCATTTATTTTGCCTACCAAACTCTTACTGGAGATTCAAGAAAACAGTATGATGATGAGTTTAAAAAGAATTATGCAAAAGCATTTTTAAAACGAAAACTAGAAGAACATCCAATTGTTTTACCAGTGTCCCGTGTACGGTTTACAACAGGGATCATTGACCTTGCTAAACGTGGGCTTATGAGAAAAGGGTTTCGCAATAAAGATCGTAGGAAGGTTACGGGCATTGATTATGATTTGGTGATTGATTTAAAAGAATCGGAAACTGTGCGTCCTGTGATTGCCGTGATCCCACTTACCGTTCGGATTGTATGTCGTGATTGTATGGGCAGTGACCCACATTGTTCTGCATGCAATGGCCGTGGTAGTTATAAAGGGTACCGAAAACTAAATGTAGAATTTCCAGTTTCGACTCTTCTCCCATCCAAAATCTTTGAATTTGATCTTTCCAAATTTCGTCCCGATTCCTTCACACATTTTAAGAAAAAAATCCTACGGGTGAAACTTCTCATCCATAAAAATATCCCTTTACGGACAAAGACCGCTGTCTAA
- a CDS encoding type I phosphomannose isomerase catalytic subunit: MERIPKIVFLSPIYKEKIWGGRKLESHMGRSIPEGLIGESWEVSVYGSDVSKIQNPEFPNLPLTELIQKAPNEVLGKPFSNSGLPLLVKVIDAKEKLSVQVHPNDDYALKYDPQSNGKKECWYVLSADPGAELVVGFDIHTNRNEYEALVKENLGEFVLKKWKVKPGDVFLLNPGTIHAIGGGVLLLEVQQSSDSTYRVYDYGRIGDDGKPRELHLEKAFSVLNFSKSNGDEKLKKELIAYHPFSRFLFTSNDKFRLESWEFNQAQNFTFSPLSDPICFGIFFTVSGSIYFPELNRTVGTGETFFVTASGFTETIQACVTPGTKLAFMSSGTDTVKYQ, from the coding sequence ATGGAGAGGATTCCAAAAATCGTATTTCTATCCCCAATTTATAAAGAAAAAATTTGGGGTGGCAGGAAACTGGAATCACACATGGGACGAAGTATCCCAGAAGGATTGATTGGAGAATCATGGGAAGTTTCCGTTTATGGTTCTGATGTTTCTAAAATCCAAAACCCAGAATTTCCAAATCTTCCACTAACCGAACTCATTCAAAAAGCACCCAACGAAGTTTTAGGAAAACCATTTTCCAATTCAGGTTTACCCTTACTCGTAAAAGTCATTGATGCAAAAGAAAAACTATCTGTCCAAGTTCACCCAAACGATGATTATGCGCTCAAATATGATCCACAGTCCAATGGTAAAAAAGAATGTTGGTATGTTTTATCAGCAGATCCTGGGGCAGAACTGGTTGTAGGATTTGACATTCATACAAACCGTAATGAATATGAAGCACTCGTTAAAGAAAATTTAGGTGAATTTGTTCTCAAAAAATGGAAAGTAAAACCTGGCGATGTATTTCTTTTAAATCCAGGGACCATACACGCGATAGGTGGTGGAGTTTTACTTTTAGAAGTGCAACAATCCTCTGACTCTACTTACCGAGTTTATGATTACGGAAGAATTGGAGACGATGGTAAACCAAGAGAATTACATTTAGAAAAAGCATTCTCCGTGTTAAATTTTTCAAAATCTAATGGAGATGAAAAACTAAAAAAAGAACTTATAGCTTACCATCCTTTCTCTAGATTTTTATTCACTTCAAATGACAAATTCAGGCTTGAATCTTGGGAATTCAACCAAGCTCAAAACTTCACCTTTTCCCCGTTATCTGATCCAATTTGTTTTGGAATATTTTTCACGGTTTCTGGATCCATTTATTTTCCAGAACTCAATCGAACGGTTGGAACTGGAGAAACTTTTTTTGTGACTGCTTCTGGTTTTACTGAGACAATTCAAGCATGTGTTACCCCTGGGACAAAACTTGCTTTTATGTCCAGTGGCACAGATACTGTAAAATATCAATAA
- a CDS encoding LIC_10421 family protein, which translates to MKKLISILLVLASTSLFALSDLENLMIKEANSPESKQAARSYLNAMAKEKEENAKRHEKMAGNKGGKAVSEAKFKEHCLNLAKEFRAEADEYKKAADALK; encoded by the coding sequence ATGAAAAAACTTATTTCCATTTTACTCGTGTTAGCTTCCACTTCGCTATTTGCGTTGTCTGATCTTGAGAATTTGATGATAAAAGAGGCAAATTCCCCAGAAAGTAAACAAGCTGCACGTTCCTACCTAAATGCAATGGCAAAAGAAAAAGAAGAAAATGCAAAACGCCACGAAAAGATGGCTGGCAATAAAGGCGGGAAAGCAGTTTCCGAAGCAAAATTCAAAGAACATTGTTTGAATCTTGCAAAAGAATTCCGAGCGGAAGCTGACGAATACAAAAAAGCAGCAGATGCTTTAAAATAA
- a CDS encoding pirin family protein: MTKSLIGHSKDLGDNFIIRRVLPALEKRSVGPFVFFDHFGPVPVVTGEELVVRAHPHIGLATITFLYDGLITHRDSLEVEMDIRPNETNWMVAGSGIVHSERSKFDPKYEVLEGIQTWIALPKEKEQIPPSFQHLSETEIPMMKQKGLTFRLLGGKFLDLESSAVVHSPLFYADIDIKMDADQIEWQLSSEEEAGLYIARGAIESEGESYAVGSMVLFEKGTKVSFKAKQNSRLMLLGGEPLKEKRHLYWNFVATSQELIDSAKERWVKDEFPKVPNETDRIPLPN, encoded by the coding sequence ATGACAAAATCACTGATCGGACATTCAAAAGACTTAGGAGATAATTTTATCATTCGTCGTGTTCTTCCTGCCTTAGAAAAAAGGTCAGTGGGACCCTTTGTTTTTTTTGATCACTTTGGACCTGTACCTGTTGTCACTGGTGAAGAACTTGTTGTCCGAGCCCATCCTCATATTGGACTTGCTACCATTACTTTTTTGTATGATGGATTGATCACACACCGAGATAGTTTAGAAGTAGAGATGGACATTCGGCCCAATGAAACCAATTGGATGGTCGCTGGGTCTGGTATTGTTCACAGTGAACGATCTAAGTTTGATCCGAAATATGAAGTATTGGAAGGAATACAAACTTGGATTGCACTCCCTAAAGAGAAAGAACAAATACCCCCAAGTTTTCAACACCTTTCTGAAACAGAAATCCCTATGATGAAACAAAAAGGATTAACTTTTCGTTTGTTAGGTGGCAAGTTCTTGGATTTAGAATCATCTGCAGTTGTACATTCACCACTTTTTTATGCGGACATCGATATAAAAATGGATGCTGACCAAATAGAATGGCAACTCTCTTCTGAAGAAGAAGCTGGATTGTACATTGCCAGAGGTGCCATCGAATCAGAAGGGGAATCTTACGCGGTTGGAAGTATGGTTTTATTTGAAAAGGGAACGAAAGTATCCTTTAAAGCAAAACAAAACAGTCGTTTGATGTTACTGGGAGGGGAACCTCTGAAGGAAAAACGTCATTTGTATTGGAACTTTGTCGCAACTAGCCAGGAATTGATTGATTCTGCTAAGGAAAGATGGGTAAAGGATGAATTTCCAAAAGTTCCAAACGAAACAGATCGGATTCCTTTACCCAACTAA